A single genomic interval of Helianthus annuus cultivar XRQ/B chromosome 13, HanXRQr2.0-SUNRISE, whole genome shotgun sequence harbors:
- the LOC110898359 gene encoding UDP-glycosyltransferase 73C4, producing the protein MALDESQEPNQLHFLVVPIGSPGHYIPTIDLAKLLAQHGVRITIVTTPVNTIRFGSILNQAIQSGLPISFLEFQLPYKKFGIPEGCESLDDLPDLGLAHALFLAQSSLQQEVEQYIEKLNPKPSCILSGSFLLWTGETAKKFHIPRIVFDGMNCFTQMCNHVLYLSKVYESVNESDSFVLPGLPDRIELTRAQLSFLFNSGSRDVKDFGEKLRISESEAFGVVINSFQELEQDYADAFQKVKKDKAWCVGPLSLCHKDASEKVQRGKRSSISENECIKWLDSQENESVIYACLGSVSRIEPVQLIELALALEASKKPFIWVVRAGHKTEKIEKWINEEGFEERTKDRALLIHGWVPQLLVLSHPAVGGFLTHCGWNSALEGISAGVPMVTWPQFQEQFYNEKLLVQVLRIGVSVGAQTVVHLGEEEKSGVVVKSEDITKAIEMVMEDGKESEDRRKRARDLGRMANQAIEEGGSSHRNMTRLIQDIRNQSITKNSY; encoded by the coding sequence ATGGCTTTAGATGAATCACAGGAACCAAACCAGCTTCACTTTCTTGTTGTACCCATAGGCTCTCCAGGCCACTATATCCCCACTATTGACTTGGCCAAATTACTAGCTCAACATGGTGTTAGAATCACCATAGTCACCACTCCAGTCAACACGATAAGATTTGGGTCAATCCTTAATCAAGCAATCCAATCAGGTCTTCCCATTAGTTTTCTTGAATTCCAGTTACCATATAAGAAGTTTGGCATACCAGAAGGCTGTGAAAGCTTGGATGATCTTCCTGATTTGGGTTTGGCCCATGCACTTTTCCTTGCACAAAGCTCACTACAACAAGAAGTTGAACAATATATTGAAAAGCTTAATCCTAAGCCAAGTTGCATACTTTCAGGCTCATTTCTCTTATGGACAGGTGAAACCGCGAAAAAATTTCATATTCCAAGGATTGTTTTTGATGGAATGAATTGCTTCACTCAGATGTGTAACCATGTGTTATACCTCTCAAAGGTATATGAAAGTGTCAATGAGTCGGACTCATTCGTTTTGCCCGGTTTGCCTGATCGTATTGAGCTAACAAGAGCTCAACTATCCTTTTTATTCAATTCGGGCTCCAGAGACGTGAAGGATTTTGGTGAAAAGCTTCGGATATCTGAGTCTGAAGCATTTGGAGTCGTTATAAACAGTTTTCAGGAGTTGGAGCAAGATTACGCAGATGCATTTCAGAAAGTAAAGAAAGATAAAGCTTGGTGTGTAGGGCCGTTATCCCTGTGCCATAAGGATGCATCAGAGAAGGTCCAAAGAGGTAAGCGGTCCTCAATTAGTGAAAACGAATGCATCAAGTGGCTTGATTCTCAAGAAAACGAATCGGTGATCTATGCTTGTTTAGGAAGCGTCAGTCGGATTGAGCCTGTACAGCTCATAGAGCTTGCTTTAGCTCTAGAAGCATCGAAAAAACCGTTCATTTGGGTAGTTCGCGCAGGTCACAAGACTGAAAAGATAGAAAAATGGATAAATGAAGAGGGGTTTGAAGAAAGAACCAAAGATAGAGCTCTATTGATCCATGGGTGGGTCCCGCAACTGCTAGTCTTGTCACACCCAGCAGTTGGAGGGTTTCTGACTCATTGTGGTTGGAATTCGGCATTAGAGGGCATATCTGCTGGTGTCCCCATGGTAACATGGCCTCAGTTTCAGGAACAGTTCTACAATGAGAAGCTACTTGTACAAGTGTTGCGAATTGGCGTTAGTGTTGGTGCCCAAACAGTTGTGCATTTGGGTGAAGAAGAGAAGTCAGGAGTGGTAGTGAAGAGTGAGGATATCACGAAGGCTATTGAGATGGTGATGGAAGACGGAAAAGAAAGCGAAGATAGAAGAAAGAGAGCTAGAGATCTCGGTAGGATGGCAAATCAAGCCATAGAAGAGGGAGGATCTTCCCATCGGAATATGACACGACTTATCCAAGATATTAGGAATCAATCTATTACTAAGAATTCATACTAA
- the LOC110898358 gene encoding UDP-glycosyltransferase 73C1 has product MALEQSQELIQLHFLVIPMGSPGHYIPTIDMAKLLAQHGVQVTIVATPVNALRFGSILDQAIQSGLPICFLEFQLPYKEFGLPEGCESLDDLPNMGMTGALMQAYRSLQTQVEQYIEKLDPRPNCILADTFLLWTGETAKKFQIPRIIFDGMNCLTQMCNHVLYFSKVYESVGESESFVLPGLPDHIELKRSQLPFAFSSSHEAVIDFHEKLRASESEAYGVVVNSFEELEQGYVDEYQKVKGDKVWCIGPLSLCHKDESEKVQRGNKSSVNKDECLKWLDSQENGSVIYACLGSISRVEPAQLIELALALESSKRPFIWVVRAGHKTEKIEKWIDEEGFGERTKDRALLIHGWAPQLLVLSHPAVGGFLTHCGWNSILEGVSAGVPLVTWPQFQEQFYNEKLVVQVLRTGVSVGAQKISELWVDEDKSGELVKSEAFLNAIEMVMEEGKEGEERRKRAKELGKIADKAIEDGGSSHRNMTRLIEDIKNQANIGK; this is encoded by the coding sequence ATGGCTTTAGAACAATCACAAGAGCTAATCCAGCTTCACTTTCTTGTTATACCCATGGGATCTCCAGGCCACTATATCCCCACCATTGACATGGCCAAGTTACTTGCTCAACACGGTGTTCAAGTCACCATAGTTGCCACCCCCGTCAACGCCCTCAGATTCGGGTCAATCCTCGATCAAGCAATCCAGTCAGGTCTTCCCATATGTTTTCTTGAATTCCAACTTCCATATAAGGAGTTTGGCTTACCCGAAGGCTGTGAAAGCTTAGACGATCTTCCTAATATGGGAATGACAGGAGCTCTTATGCAGGCCTATAGATCACTACAAACACAAGTCGAACAGTATATTGAAAAGCTTGATCCTAGGCCAAACTGCATATTAGCAGATACGTTTCTCCTATGGACAGGTGAAACAGCAAAAAAGTTTCAGATTCCAAGGATTATATTTGATGGAATGAATTGCTTAACACAGATGTGTAACCATGTTTTATACTTCTCAAAGGTATATGAAAGTGTAGGCGAGTCGGAATCATTCGTTTTGCCTGGTCTGCCTGATCATATTGAACTAAAAAGATCCCAACTTCCTTTTGCATTCAGTTCAAGCCATGAAGCTGTGATTGATTTTCATGAAAAGCTTCGAGCATCGGAATCCGAAGCGTATGGAGTAGTTGTTAACAGTTTTGAGGAGTTGGAGCAAGGCTATGTTGATGAATATCAGAAAGTGAAAGGAGATAAAGTTTGGTGCATAGGGCCATTATCACTATGCCACAAGGATGAATCAGAGAAGGTCCAGAGAGGTAACAAGTCATCAGTTAACAAAGATGAGTGTCTCAAGTGGCTAGATTCCCAAGAAAATGGTTCCGTGATCTATGCGTGTTTAGGAAGCATTAGTCGGGTTGAGCCTGCACAACTTATAGAGCTTGCTCTAGCTCTAGAATCATCGAAAAGACCGTTCATTTGGGTAGTTAGAGCAGGTCATAAGACTGAGAAGATAGAAAAATGGATAGATGAAGAGGGGTTTGGAGAGAGAACCAAAGATAGAGCATTATTGATCCACGGGTGGGCTCCACAACTGTTAGTCTTGTCACATCCTGCGGTTGGAGGGTTTTTGACTCACTGTGGGTGGAATTCTATTCTAGAAGGGGTTTCTGCTGGTGTCCCTTTGGTAACATGGCCTCAGTTTCAAGAGCAATTCTACAATGAGAAGTTAGTTGTACAAGTGTTGAGAACTGGAGTTAGTGTTGGTGCTCAAAAAATTTCAGAGCTTTGGGTTGATGAAGATAAGTCTGGAGAGTTGGTGAAGAGTGAGGCATTTTTAAATGCTATAGAGATGGTAATGGAAGAAGGGAAAGAAGGAGAAGAGAGAAGAAAGAGAGCTAAAGAACTCGGTAAGATCGCGGATAAAGCAATAGAAGATGGAGGATCTTCCCACCGAAACATGACTCGATTAATTGAAGATATCAAGAACCAAGCAAATATAGGAAAATAA